Genomic DNA from Longimicrobiales bacterium:
CAGGGCAGGAAAGCTATCCTTCGGGTGTGTGCGAAGGGAGTGCTAAAGGAGGTAGACCCCGGCCGCGGCATACGCCGACAACAGAATCGCTCCCTCCCATCTCCGGATACGCCAACCGCTCCTGAGCAGTGGAAAAAGCAGCAGGGAGATTGCGATCACCACTGGGAGTTCCCGAGAGAGAATCGAGGCCGGAACCCTGATCGGCTCCAGGAGCGCAGCCGTTCCCAAGATCGCCGTCACATTGAAGATGTTCGAGCCGATAACGTTGCCGACCGCGATATCCGTCTCACTCCGGGCAGCCGCGACAACTGCCGTCGCGAGCTCCGGGAGTGACGTGCCCACCGCGACGACGGTCAGACCAATTACGACCTGAGAGATTCCGAGTGAAGACGCCACCTGAACCGCGCCCTCGACGATGCAGTAGCCACCGAGCACCAAGCATGCCGATCCCGCCAGAATCCAGAGAATGTCCGGTGCGTGAACCCTCGGCCGATCTTCGGCCGAGGTCTTTACGAGGTTTTTGTACTCACCGAGAACCTCCGGTGCCTGGTCCTCGACCGACCGAAAGGCGGATACGAGGTAGGCAGTCAGCGCCATCAGCAGAAGCACGCCATCACCGCGAGTGAGCTCGAGATCCCACAGTAGCGGAAAGAGTGCGGCGGTCACGAGCAGCATGATCGGCATCTCACGCCACACGATGCGGGACTTAACCTCCAGCGGTCTGACAATCGCGGTCAGACCAAGAATGAGCCCGATGTTCGCTAGGTTGGAGCCCATGACGTTTCCGATGGCCAGATCGGGGTTGCCACCCAGCGCGGCCACGATGCAAACGACGAGTTCGGGCGCGGACGTGCCGAACGAAACGACGGTGAGCCCCACCACGATCGGCGACACACCAAGCGTAGCCGCCAGGCGCGCTGAGCCGCGGACGAGCCACTCTGCACCGAAGTAGAGAACGCCAACCCCCAGCGTGAGCAGGGCGACATCGAAGACCATGTCAGGCACGTCGCCTGACCCAGGCCATGAACTCGTCTCTGGTCTTCGTGTTCAGCACGTCACCGACCTCCAGCCACCCCCGTCGAGCCTGATCCACCCCGAATCTCATATCGAGGAGGCCTCGGGGCGAATGTGCGTCCGTGCTGATCACCACCGGGACACCCAGTTCGCGAGCACGATGCACGTGCACATCACTGAGATCCAGTCGGTTCGGATTCGCGTTCAGCTCAACGGCGACGCTGAGTTCCGCAGCTGCTTCGAGCACTGTGTCAACATCCATCTCAAACGGCTCACGACGATTGATAATACGCCCGGTCGGATGGGCAAGGATATCAACAGTCGGGTGCATTATCGCCTTCAGCACTCTCTCGGTCATAGTCTTCTTGTCTTGA
This window encodes:
- a CDS encoding calcium/sodium antiporter, yielding MVFDVALLTLGVGVLYFGAEWLVRGSARLAATLGVSPIVVGLTVVSFGTSAPELVVCIVAALGGNPDLAIGNVMGSNLANIGLILGLTAIVRPLEVKSRIVWREMPIMLLVTAALFPLLWDLELTRGDGVLLLMALTAYLVSAFRSVEDQAPEVLGEYKNLVKTSAEDRPRVHAPDILWILAGSACLVLGGYCIVEGAVQVASSLGISQVVIGLTVVAVGTSLPELATAVVAAARSETDIAVGNVIGSNIFNVTAILGTAALLEPIRVPASILSRELPVVIAISLLLFPLLRSGWRIRRWEGAILLSAYAAAGVYLL